Proteins encoded together in one Balaenoptera ricei isolate mBalRic1 chromosome 2, mBalRic1.hap2, whole genome shotgun sequence window:
- the LOC132359023 gene encoding dihydrodiol dehydrogenase 3 isoform X3, which translates to MDPKCQCLELNDGHFVPVLGFGTYAPEEVPKSEALEVTKFAIDVGFRHIDCAHLYQNEEQVGQAIRSKIADGTVKREDIFYTSKLWSTFLRPELVQPALDKSLKNLQLDYVDLYIIHLPTALK; encoded by the exons ATGGACCCCAAATGCCAGTGTCTGGAACTTAATGATGGCCACTTCGTTCCCGTTCTGGGATTTGGAACCTATGCCCCTGAGGAG GTTCCTAAGAGTGAAGCTCTGGAGGTCACCAAATTTGCTATTGATGTTGGGTTCCGCCATATTGACTGTGCTCATTTGTACCAAAATGAAGAGCAGGTTGGACAGGCCATTCGCAGCAAGATTGCAGATGGCACTGTGAAGAGAGAAGACATATTCTACACTTCAAAG CTTTGGTCCACTTTCCTTCGACCAGAGTTGGTTCAACCAGCCTTGGATAAGTCACTGAAAAATCTTCAACTGGATTATGTTGATCTCTATATTATTCATTTGCCAACGGCTTTGAAG TAA
- the LOC132359023 gene encoding dihydrodiol dehydrogenase 3 isoform X2 — protein sequence MDPKCQCLELNDGHFVPVLGFGTYAPEEVPKSEALEVTKFAIDVGFRHIDCAHLYQNEEQVGQAIRSKIADGTVKREDIFYTSKLWSTFLRPELVQPALDKSLKNLQLDYVDLYIIHLPTALKPGEALFPKDENGKMIFDTVDLCRTWEALEKCKDAGLAKSIGVSNFNRKQLEKILNKPGLKYKPVCNQVECHPYLNQSKLLDFCKSNDIVLVAYGALGSQRLKDWVNPSYPVLLEDPVLCAIAKKHKQTAALIALRYQMQRGVVVLAKSYNKKRIKENMQVLNFELTPEDMKAIDGLNSNVRYYDLLFIADHPDYPFSEEY from the exons ATGGACCCCAAATGCCAGTGTCTGGAACTTAATGATGGCCACTTCGTTCCCGTTCTGGGATTTGGAACCTATGCCCCTGAGGAG GTTCCTAAGAGTGAAGCTCTGGAGGTCACCAAATTTGCTATTGATGTTGGGTTCCGCCATATTGACTGTGCTCATTTGTACCAAAATGAAGAGCAGGTTGGACAGGCCATTCGCAGCAAGATTGCAGATGGCACTGTGAAGAGAGAAGACATATTCTACACTTCAAAG CTTTGGTCCACTTTCCTTCGACCAGAGTTGGTTCAACCAGCCTTGGATAAGTCACTGAAAAATCTTCAACTGGATTATGTTGATCTCTATATTATTCATTTGCCAACGGCTTTGAAG CCAGGGGAGGCACTTTTTCCCaaagatgaaaatggaaaaatgatatTTGACACAGTGGATCTCTGTCGCACGTGGGAG gCCCTGGAGAAGTGTAAGGATGCAGGATTGGCCAAGTCCATCGGGGTGTCCAACTTTAACCGCAAACAGCTGGAGAAGATCCTGAACAAGCCGGGGCTCAAGTACAAGCCCGTCTGCAACCAG GTGGAATGTCATCCTTATCTCAATCAGAGCAAACTGTTGGACTTCTGCAAGTCAAACGATATTGTTCTTGTTGCCTATGGTGCTCTGGGATCCCAACGATTAAAAGATTG GGTGAACCCGAGCTACCCAGTTCTCTTGGAGGACCCAGTTCTTTGTGCCATTGCAAAAAAGCACAAGCAAACCGCAGCGCTGATAGCCCTTCGCTACCAGATGCAACGTGGGGTTGTGGTCCTGGCCAAGAGTTACAATAAGAAGCGGATCAAAGAGAACATGCAG gtTCTCAATTTTGAATTGACTCCAGAAGACATGAAAGCAATTGATGGCCTCAACAGTAATGTACGATATTATGATTTACTCTT CATTGCTGATCACCCTGACTATCCATTTTCTGAAGAATATTGA